The following DNA comes from Pseudomonas sp. Tri1.
ATCTCGACGCTGAACAGCCGCTCCATGGCCTTCAAGGCCTCTGCGCAGGTGACGCCGTTGTCCTGGCTAGGGTAGGGCAGGTGATACACCGGTCCAGGCAGTACGCCGACTTTCTGTTTGTAGGGCGCGACCTTGCCGTTGAGATTGAGAGTGGCCAGGGTGCGGCCGTGGAACCCTCCATCAAACGCGATGACGGCGGTGCGGCCCGTGGCGCCGCGTACGATCTTCAAGGCGTTCTCCGCCGCCTCGGCGCCGCTGTTGGTGAGCATGCCACTGACCGGGTAATCCACCGGTACAAACGCCGTCAGGCGCTCCATCAGTTCAATGTAGGGGGCGTGGGGCGCGGCATTGAACGCGTAGTGGGTCAGTCGGGTGGCTTGTGCGCGGATCGCCTCGACGATGCGTGGATGGCAATGGCCGAGGTTCAACACGCCGATGCCGCCGACGAAATCGATGTAGCGCTTGCCGTCGGTGTCCCAGACCTCGGCGTTTTTGCCGTGGCTGAGGCTGACGGGATGCACGATGGAAATCGATTGGCTGATGGTTTCGCTGCTCATGGATGACGGCTCGGAGGAAGGAAAGATTTCCTGTATCTAAGCCGCGAGCAGAGGGGCCCGGCAAACGAAATAAAGTTGCCGGGTCAATCTTAAAAGTCGGGATGTGGGTAGGTGTTGGTCAGCAAGGATGAATGGGGCCCTTGTGGCGCGGGCATAACCCCCCTCACCACAAAAAGCCGGGCTCAGATCAGCGCCGTTGCAGCGGCTGCGCCTCGAACTTCACACCCGCCAACCCATGGCCCATCAACGCCCGGATATTGCCGTGATCACTGCCCTCGGGCGTGGCCAGTACCGAACGATAGTGTTCGCCAAACGCCAGCAGCGCCTCTTCATCGCTCAAGCCCTCGAGCAGGGCCAGGCCCAGGGTCTTGCAGGAGCCTTCGTTCTGCCCGGCGGCGTTGTGCACGCCACCGTTGTCGAATGCTTGGGGCTGGTAGTCGTAACCGGCGGCGATAAAGGCCAGGGTGTCGGCGAAGACGTGTTCGCCACTCTTGAGACTGGCGCGCAGGGTGTTCAGGTCAGGCATCGGGTTTTCCTTTGGCGAACGCCGCTTGCTGTTCGGCGCTGGCTTCTTTTTGGTATTGGGCTTTCCACTCGGCGTACGGCATGCCGTAGACCACTTCGCGAGCGTCGTCGAGGCTGACCTCGATCTGGCGTTCATCGGCGGCGGCCTTGTACCACTTGGACAGGCAGTTGCGGCAGAAACCGGCGAGGTTCATCAGGTCGATGTTCTGTACATCCTTGCGGCTGTCCAGGTGGGCAACCAATCGGCGGAAAGCGGCGGCTTCAAGCTCGAGGCGTTGTTGATCGTTCATGGTGTTCTCTGGCGAACAGCTTCAAGCGGCGTGCTTCAAGCTGCGGGATGGATTGCAGTGGTGACAAGCTTACCGCTTGAGGCCTGCGGCTGAAAACGTGCAGCTCAGCGGCTCGCCGCAAGGGTGATCGACACCGACTCGGCAAATCGCAGTGCGTGGGGCTTGTCGACTTCGACCTCGGCATACAGCACCGACTCGTTGGCCATGACCAGGTCGAGCAATTCCTGGGTCAGGCGTTCGAGCAGCGCGAAACGGTTACCTTCCACATGGGCGATGATCGCCTTGGTGATAGTGCGATAGTTCAGCGCGTGGTCGATGTCGTTGTCACGCACCGCTTCCTGGGCGGCGTAGAGGATGGTCAGGTTGATCAGCACATCCTGCTTGTTGAGGATTTCATCCTCGTTGATACCGATGAAGGTGCGCAGGCGCAGGTCCTTGACCTTGATGCGCGCCATGGCGGGCTGAAGTTGTGGCATTTATTGGCTCCGTCGAATCAATTGCAGGAACTCCTGGCGGGTGGTGCTGGACTCGCGAAAGGCGCCGAGCATCACCGAGGTGTTCATGGTCGAGTTCTGTTTTTCGACACCGCGCATCATCATGCACATGTGCTGGGCTTCGATCACCACCGCCACGCCAGCGGCCTGGGTGACCTGCTGCACCGCGTCGGCGATTTGCCGGGTGAGGTTTTCCTGGATTTGCAGGCGGCGGGCGAACATGTCCACCAACCGGGCAATTTTCGACAGCCCCAGGACCTTGCCCGTAGGAATATAAGCCACATGGGCCTTGCCGATGAAGGGCAGCAGGTGATGTTCGCACAGGGAATAAAGTTCGATGTCGGCGACAATCACCATTTCATCGCTGTCCGAGGCGAACAGGGCGCCATTGACGATCTGCTCGACGCTCTGTTCATAGCCGTGGCAAAGGTACTGCATGGCCTTGGCCGCGCGCACCGGGGTGTCCAGCAAGCCTTCGCGTTCCGGGTCTTCGCCCAGGCCGATGAGGATCTCGCGATAGTTCTGGGGCAGGGATAACGCCATGGGGCATCCTCGAAACAAGGCTATTTGACGTGCCGCCCGCCGTTGACGGTCAGGGTCGTGCCGGTGACATAGGGATTGTCCAGCAGATAACGCAGGCTCTGGTAGATCACTTCGCTGCCGGGTTCGATACCCAGCGCCGACTTGGCCAGGGCCTTGGCACGGTAAGCCGCGTCGTCTTCGGGATTGAACAGTAGCAGGGCCGGGGCGATACCGTTGACCTTGATGGCCGGCGCGTACTTCGCTGCAAACGACAGGGTCAGGCTTTCGAGACCGGCCTTGGTGGCGCAATAGGCGATGTGTTTGCTGCTGCCTTTGCGTGTCACATCATCGCTGATGTGCACGATATCCGCCGGGGTTGAACGTTGCAGCAGTTCGGCGCAATGCAGGTTGATCAGGTAAGGCGCGAGCATATGCACCCCGAACATGGCATTGAAAGCGTCCGCTTCGTCGCCCGGGGCTTCGGCCAGCCACGCCGAGGCGTTGTGCACGATGGCCCGCAGGCGTTGGGTGTGCTGCTTGAGCTGTTCGATAAAACTCAGGATCCCGGCTTCGCTGGATAACTCGGCGAACAGCACGGTCGCCCCCATGTCACGCAGCGTCTGCACGCCCGGGCGTTCGGTGCGGTAAGTGGCGATCACCGGTTGGCCGTCTTCGAGCAATCGCCGGGCGCAATGCAGGCCGACGCGCTGGGCGGCGCCAGTGATCAGGATCGGAGCGGTGGCGCTGGACATAGGGCGGCTCGGTTCACGGCAAGAGCGAAACTATAACAGCGACGCGGGGCGGGTCCTATGTACAAAGGTGAATCCAGTGCTGTCTTGTGGGAGCGAGCTTGCTCGCGATAGCTGTGTGACCGTCAGCGAAGATATTGAAGGTCAGGCCGCTATCGCGAGCAAGCTCGCTTCCACAGTGGCGGCATCAGTGATTCTGAGCCGCCGGCAACGTCCGCTGTGGCGCGCCGTTGAGCCAGTTCGCCAGCAGATGGGTCGACATCGGGATAAACAGGTAGACCATCAGCGGCGTCAGGATCAGCGTGCTGATGAACACGCGGCTCAACAAGCCCAGTTCGCCCAGCAGTGGCCCCAACAGGAAATTGAACAACAGCGACACGGGAAAAAACGCGAGCCATATGGCCACGGCTTGTTTCCAGCGCGGCGGACGCTGGCCAACGGTGCCAAACCAACCATCGATACCACGCACCCGGTGTTCGGAGGGGTGGGCGAACAGATCGCTGCCACGTCCCAGCCAGGCCGTACGTGAGGCGGAATGTTCCCAGGTGTGCAGGGTCTGCTCGTCGGCGAAGCGGAAAATGATCTGGAACTCATCGTCCTGGGGCGGTGGTGCAAGTACGCCGGAGCCCAGGTAGCCAGGGAAGTCAGTGGCCAATCGTTCGCCTTCACGCAACCAGGCGATCAGGTCCTGATAGCGTCCATTGGCGACGCGGCGGGCAACCATCAGGGTGACGGGTGAGGTAGACATCATGCATCTCCGTAAGACAGGCGCGGCACTCCGGGTAGGAGGTTCGCGGGGGACGCCCCGGGGTGGTGGGTAGCGTCTGGTCACCAAAAAACAGGCAAGGATTATTCCTGATCGAACGAAATACAACAAAACTGCATATCGGTAATGTTTCTTGTTGTCATCATATGACTCGGAGGGAGTAAACTGGGATCCAATTTGCCAGCCGGACTTGTCTGCCAAAATGAGCGTAATCACAGAAGATAACTTCGTTTTCCAGGCGTCGGGTGCCTTCAAGCGGGAGGATTTGTTCCCCATCCGCGAAGTGGCGCGCTTGACCGGTGTTAACCCGGTGACCCTGCGCGCATGGGAGCGTCGCTACGGTCTGATCCAGCCCACCCGCACCGAAAGCGGGCATCGCCTGTATTCCTTGGGCGATATCGAAAAGGTACGTAGCATCCTGGCCTGGATCGAGCGCGGGGTGGCTGTCAGCAAAGTAGGAAAGATCCTGGCGAAGACCGAGTCGGTGCAGCCGGTCTCTGTATTGATTTCATCGGAGCTGGTAAGAGCCGACTACGCCCAGTGGCAACAACAGGTGGCGAACGCGGTTGGCACCTTTGACGATATAGAGCTGGATCGCATCTACGGACAGATTTTTTCCACCTACGCGGTCCCGATCATCTTCCAGGACATCCTGATGCCGCTCTGGCGACAACTGCTGCAACGCCAGCAGGAGTTCGGGCAAACCAGCGAATGGGTGTTCTTCGATGGCTTCCTGCGTTCGCGCATCATCCAACGACTCTTGTTCAAGCGCGAGGGCCATTCCCGACGAGTCCTGGTCAGCGCCATCTCCGGTCAATGCCGCGAACTCGAGTTGCTGCTCACGGCGCTGTTCTTGTCCAAGGCGGAAATCGGCGTCAGGGTACTGACGATCGGCCTACCGTTCGACGAGCTGACCCTGGTGTGCCAGAAGGTCCAGCCTTTGGCGCTGGTGCTGGTGTCCAATCATGCACCGGTTCCCGAGCTGCCCAAGCGCCTGGAAAAACTGGCCCTGAGCCTGGATTGTCCGTTGATGTTGGCCGGCGATGCGTCCGACCTGGCGCAGGACTGCCTGGCTGGATCGTCGATCGCATGTCTGGGCAATGAGGGGACCGTGATGCCCAAGCGCCTGCGTCAATTTCTGTCAGGCAACCTGGACACCTGAGCTAGAGATGCATGCTCGGATGGGTCAAGCGATGTTGTTGCAGGATGTATTGGCGCAAGCGTTCAGTCTCGTCCTGGTCATTCTGACTCAGATGGTAGGCAAATAACCCTTGGGCTGTTTCCCGCTCGAAGGTGCCTCGCAACGAAATTCTCTCGTAGCCTGACGGGCTGAACCACAAGGCGAATTGCTTCGGTGGCCTGGTACGGCTGCGGCTTTCCAGCAACACGCCTTTACAGGACACCTCATGAACCCAGAGAGGTCCTGGCTGGTTCCTGGCATCTTCCAGCGCCACTGGCTCCTCAAGCACTAAGCGCCATGGGCGTACCTTCGGTCCGTCCTCATAGATACTCGGCACACCCAGGCGCAAGTGCATCGCATGGAATTCGTCTTCCACCAGATGCAACGGGAAGGTCATCTGCTGGTTTTCGAAATTGGCTTGCAGCGTGACCTGCTCATTTGCCGCCAGGCGTGTCAGCAAGTCACGGATCTGCGATCCACCGTTTACCAACAAGCTCGACGTGACATCCCGCTCATTCAACTGCGGGTTGTGCTGCATGGTCCGGATGAAATCCAGTTCATCCTGGGTCAGTAGGGCATCGCGCTGCATGGTCTGCTCGAAATGATGATTTACATTTTCACTGGTGATTGTAGTGACTGACCGTTAATTCGTGGTTTTGTTTGCGCCGTTCGTCGCCTCGAGCCGGGCAATCGTCTCCCGCGCTTCGGCCAGTTCCTTTTCC
Coding sequences within:
- a CDS encoding HopJ type III effector protein, encoding MPDLNTLRASLKSGEHVFADTLAFIAAGYDYQPQAFDNGGVHNAAGQNEGSCKTLGLALLEGLSDEEALLAFGEHYRSVLATPEGSDHGNIRALMGHGLAGVKFEAQPLQRR
- the folM gene encoding dihydromonapterin reductase; amino-acid sequence: MSSATAPILITGAAQRVGLHCARRLLEDGQPVIATYRTERPGVQTLRDMGATVLFAELSSEAGILSFIEQLKQHTQRLRAIVHNASAWLAEAPGDEADAFNAMFGVHMLAPYLINLHCAELLQRSTPADIVHISDDVTRKGSSKHIAYCATKAGLESLTLSFAAKYAPAIKVNGIAPALLLFNPEDDAAYRAKALAKSALGIEPGSEVIYQSLRYLLDNPYVTGTTLTVNGGRHVK
- a CDS encoding MerR family transcriptional regulator, with translation MSVITEDNFVFQASGAFKREDLFPIREVARLTGVNPVTLRAWERRYGLIQPTRTESGHRLYSLGDIEKVRSILAWIERGVAVSKVGKILAKTESVQPVSVLISSELVRADYAQWQQQVANAVGTFDDIELDRIYGQIFSTYAVPIIFQDILMPLWRQLLQRQQEFGQTSEWVFFDGFLRSRIIQRLLFKREGHSRRVLVSAISGQCRELELLLTALFLSKAEIGVRVLTIGLPFDELTLVCQKVQPLALVLVSNHAPVPELPKRLEKLALSLDCPLMLAGDASDLAQDCLAGSSIACLGNEGTVMPKRLRQFLSGNLDT
- the folX gene encoding dihydroneopterin triphosphate 2'-epimerase, with protein sequence MPQLQPAMARIKVKDLRLRTFIGINEDEILNKQDVLINLTILYAAQEAVRDNDIDHALNYRTITKAIIAHVEGNRFALLERLTQELLDLVMANESVLYAEVEVDKPHALRFAESVSITLAASR
- the folE gene encoding GTP cyclohydrolase I FolE translates to MALSLPQNYREILIGLGEDPEREGLLDTPVRAAKAMQYLCHGYEQSVEQIVNGALFASDSDEMVIVADIELYSLCEHHLLPFIGKAHVAYIPTGKVLGLSKIARLVDMFARRLQIQENLTRQIADAVQQVTQAAGVAVVIEAQHMCMMMRGVEKQNSTMNTSVMLGAFRESSTTRQEFLQLIRRSQ
- a CDS encoding antibiotic biosynthesis monooxygenase, which encodes MSTSPVTLMVARRVANGRYQDLIAWLREGERLATDFPGYLGSGVLAPPPQDDEFQIIFRFADEQTLHTWEHSASRTAWLGRGSDLFAHPSEHRVRGIDGWFGTVGQRPPRWKQAVAIWLAFFPVSLLFNFLLGPLLGELGLLSRVFISTLILTPLMVYLFIPMSTHLLANWLNGAPQRTLPAAQNH
- a CDS encoding DUF1244 domain-containing protein, translated to MNDQQRLELEAAAFRRLVAHLDSRKDVQNIDLMNLAGFCRNCLSKWYKAAADERQIEVSLDDAREVVYGMPYAEWKAQYQKEASAEQQAAFAKGKPDA